From a single Myxocyprinus asiaticus isolate MX2 ecotype Aquarium Trade chromosome 33, UBuf_Myxa_2, whole genome shotgun sequence genomic region:
- the LOC127423848 gene encoding E3 ubiquitin-protein ligase TRIM36-like isoform X1, which translates to MSDSEEMSEFASLVERIERGEVPMKNIERELICPICKELFTHPLILPCQHSVCHKCVKDVLLPNHEDSFSTDAGSESSNPGSPRSRVPSPSLEKLDRLVRSGSISSPGWRRSSVTPRVTTFPCPGCQHDIDLGERGISMLFRNFTLESIVERYRQAARAAVAIMCNMCKPPVQEATKSCMDCKASYCNECFKMHHPWGTPKAQHEYVGPTTNFRPKVLMCPEHEMEKVNMYCEVCRRPVCHLCKLGGSHANHKVTSMSSAYKILKEKLSKSIHYLISKEDRVRTQISELDVLIHQMEENGQLAERRANEHFERLFETLQERRSEMLRSIEQSRNLRVERLRAQVEEYQGMLENSGLVGYAQEVLKETDQSCFVQTAKLLHVRIQKATESLKTFQPAANTSFDEFVLDTSKEEFLLKELSFNGVPDPPVVDLSRCHVYNEGLIHWRLSEDSLPTDHHIVEFRKLGGEDDEESCWRSTERVYGCSTVVSDLDSDSRYAFRVKSCRNNMFSPCSPEVTLNTPPAAVFSFLFNEKCGFNAERLQLSQRRDSVESVAGMSFLLSAERVHTGSYICLDYIIGDTGISHGRHYWAFRVEPSSYMVKVGVASDSKLTEWFHNPRDTSSPRYDHDSGHDSGSEDACFEMSQPFTLVTVAMGRLFIPKASFAASGDHGNRVLPMPQRIGVCLDYDAGRVFFYDSDTMRCLYERQVECSGTMFPAFALLGGGAVHLEEFITAKRLSYM; encoded by the exons ATGTCGGACTCAGAGGAAATGTCCGAGTTCGCGAGTCTCGTGGAGCGCATTGAGAGAGGCGAG gtGCCGATGAAGAACATCGAGCGAGAGTTGATCTGTCCCATCTGTAAAGAGCTCTTCACTCATCCGCTCATCTTGCCCTGTCAACACAGCGTCTGTCACAAGTGTGTGAAAGATGTTCTCCTGCCCAATCACGAGGACTCGTTCAGCACAGACGCCGGATCGGAGAGCTCGAACCCGGGCAGTCCTCGCTCCAGAGTTCCCTCTCCCAGTCTGGAGAAGCTGGACCGACTAGTGCGATCAG GGTCCATCTCTTCTCCTGGATGGAGGCGTTCTTCCGTCACACCTCGTGTCACCACCTTCCCGTGTCCGGGCTGCCAGCATGACATCGATCTCGGCGAGCGAGGGATCAGTATGCTCTTCCGCAACTTCACACTGGAGAGTATCGTGGAGCGCTACCGCCAGGCGGCGCGTGCGGCCGTCGCTATCATGTGCAACATGTGCAAACCGCCCGTTCAGGAGGCCACCAAGAGCTGCATGGACTGTAAGGCCAGTTACTGCAATGAGTGCTTCAAGATGCACCACCCGTGGGGAACGCCTAAAGCCCAGCATGAGTACGTGGGACCCACCACCAACTTCAGACCGAAG GTTTTAATGTGTCCTGAACATGAGATGGAGAAAGTCAACATGTACTGTGAGGTGTGTCGACGGCCCGTGTGTCATCTGTGCAAGCTTGGTGGTTCTCACGCTAATCACAAAGTCACCTCGATGAGCAGCGCCTACAAGATTCTAAAG GAGAAGCTGTCGAAGAGTATCCATTACTTAATCAGCAAAGAAGACCGAGTGCGGACTCAGATTTCAGAACTGGATGTGTTGATCCATCAAATGGAG GAAAATGGGCAGCTCGCAGAGAGACGCGCAAACGAACACTTTGAACGACTGTTTGAGACTCTTCAAGAGAGAAGGAGCGAGATGTTGAGATCCATCGAGCAGTCGAGGAATCTGCGAGTGGAGCGACTGCGAGCACAGGTGGAGGAGTATCAGGGCATGCTGGAGAACAGCGGTTTAGTGGGATACGCACAGGAAGTCCTGAAGGAAACCGATCAGTCCTGCTTCGTTCAGACGGCCAAACTGCTGCACGTCAG GATTCAGAAAGCCACAGAGTCATTGAAGACGTTTCAGCCAGCGGCAAACACGTCGTTTGATGAGTTTGTGTTGGACACGTCGAAGGAAGAGTTTTTACTGAAGGAGCTGAGCTTCAATGGCG TTCCCGATCCTCCTGTGGTCGACCTCTCGCGCTGTCACGTTTATAACGAAGGTTTGATCCACTGGCGTCTGTCTGAAGACTCTCTGCCCACCGATCATCATATCGTGGAGTTCAGGAAGCTTGGCGGCGAGGATGATGAGGAGTCATGCTGGCGATCGACAGAGCGTGTGTACGGCTGCAGTACGGTGGTGTCTGATCTCGACAGCGACTCGCGTTACGCGTTCAGAGTGAAAAGCTGCCGAAACAACATGTTCAGTCCCTGCAGTCCTGAGGTGACCCTCAACACCCCGCCAGCAGCAG TGTTCAGCTTCCTGTTCAATGAGAAGTGTGGATTCAACGCCGAGCGACTGCAGCTCAGCCAACGGCGGGATTCTGTGGAGAGCGTTGCAGGAATGAGTTTCCTGTTGTCTGCCGAACGCGTCCACACAGGGAGTTACATTTGTCTCGATTACATCATCGGTGACACGGGCATCTCACACGGCCGCCATTACTGGGCATTCCGTGTGGAGCCCAGTTCATATATGGTGAAAGTGGGCGTGGCCTCTGACTCCAAACTGACTGAGTGGTTTCATAATCCACGAGATACCAGCAGCCCCAG GTACGATCACGACAGCGGTCACGACAGTGGCAGTGAAGACGCTTGTTTCGAGATGTCACAGCCCTTCACACTCGTCACCGTCGCTATGGGTCGACTCTTCATCCCGAAAGCTTCCTTCGCCGCCTCAGGTGACCACGGCAACCGCGTCCTGCCCATGCCACAGAGAATCGGAGTCTGTCTGGACTATGACGCCGGTCGAGTGTTTTTCTATGACAGCGACACCATGCGCTGCCTGTACGAGAGGCAGGTGGAGTGTTCCGGCACTATGTTCCCGGCATTTGCACTGTTGGGTGGCGGGGCGGTTCACCTGGAAGAATTCATCACGGCCAAACGATTGTCATACATGTGA
- the LOC127423848 gene encoding E3 ubiquitin-protein ligase TRIM36-like isoform X4 yields the protein MSDSEEMSEFASLVERIERGEVPMKNIERELICPICKELFTHPLILPCQHSVCHKCVKDVLLPNHEDSFSTDAGSESSNPGSPRSRVPSPSLEKLDRLVRSASLRRSFGGRGSISSPGWRRSSVTPRVTTFPCPGCQHDIDLGERGISMLFRNFTLESIVERYRQAARAAVAIMCNMCKPPVQEATKSCMDCKASYCNECFKMHHPWGTPKAQHEYVGPTTNFRPKVLMCPEHEMEKVNMYCEVCRRPVCHLCKLGGSHANHKVTSMSSAYKILKEKLSKSIHYLISKEDRVRTQISELDVLIHQMEENGQLAERRANEHFERLFETLQERRSEMLRSIEQSRNLRVERLRAQVEEYQGMLENSGLVGYAQEVLKETDQSCFVQTAKLLHVRIQKATESLKTFQPAANTSFDEFVLDTSKEEFLLKELSFNGVPDPPVVDLSRCHVYNEGLIHWRLSEDSLPTDHHIVEFRKLGGEDDEESCWRSTERVYGCSTVVSDLDSDSRYAFRVKSCRNNMFSPCSPEVTLNTPPAAVFSFLFNEKCGFNAERLQLSQRRDSVESVAGMSFLLSAERVHTGSYICLDYIIGDTGISHGRHYWAFRVEPSSYMVKVGVASDSKLTEWFHNPRDTSSPRYDHDSGHDSGSEDACFEMSQPFTLVTVAMGRLFIPKASFAASGDHGNRVLPMPQRIGVCLDYDAGRVFFYDSDTMRCLYERQVECSGTMFPAFALLGGGAVHLEEFITAKRLSYM from the exons ATGTCGGACTCAGAGGAAATGTCCGAGTTCGCGAGTCTCGTGGAGCGCATTGAGAGAGGCGAG gtGCCGATGAAGAACATCGAGCGAGAGTTGATCTGTCCCATCTGTAAAGAGCTCTTCACTCATCCGCTCATCTTGCCCTGTCAACACAGCGTCTGTCACAAGTGTGTGAAAGATGTTCTCCTGCCCAATCACGAGGACTCGTTCAGCACAGACGCCGGATCGGAGAGCTCGAACCCGGGCAGTCCTCGCTCCAGAGTTCCCTCTCCCAGTCTGGAGAAGCTGGACCGACTAGTGCGATCAG CTTCACTGAGAAGGTCGTTTGGAGGGAGAG GGTCCATCTCTTCTCCTGGATGGAGGCGTTCTTCCGTCACACCTCGTGTCACCACCTTCCCGTGTCCGGGCTGCCAGCATGACATCGATCTCGGCGAGCGAGGGATCAGTATGCTCTTCCGCAACTTCACACTGGAGAGTATCGTGGAGCGCTACCGCCAGGCGGCGCGTGCGGCCGTCGCTATCATGTGCAACATGTGCAAACCGCCCGTTCAGGAGGCCACCAAGAGCTGCATGGACTGTAAGGCCAGTTACTGCAATGAGTGCTTCAAGATGCACCACCCGTGGGGAACGCCTAAAGCCCAGCATGAGTACGTGGGACCCACCACCAACTTCAGACCGAAG GTTTTAATGTGTCCTGAACATGAGATGGAGAAAGTCAACATGTACTGTGAGGTGTGTCGACGGCCCGTGTGTCATCTGTGCAAGCTTGGTGGTTCTCACGCTAATCACAAAGTCACCTCGATGAGCAGCGCCTACAAGATTCTAAAG GAGAAGCTGTCGAAGAGTATCCATTACTTAATCAGCAAAGAAGACCGAGTGCGGACTCAGATTTCAGAACTGGATGTGTTGATCCATCAAATGGAG GAAAATGGGCAGCTCGCAGAGAGACGCGCAAACGAACACTTTGAACGACTGTTTGAGACTCTTCAAGAGAGAAGGAGCGAGATGTTGAGATCCATCGAGCAGTCGAGGAATCTGCGAGTGGAGCGACTGCGAGCACAGGTGGAGGAGTATCAGGGCATGCTGGAGAACAGCGGTTTAGTGGGATACGCACAGGAAGTCCTGAAGGAAACCGATCAGTCCTGCTTCGTTCAGACGGCCAAACTGCTGCACGTCAG GATTCAGAAAGCCACAGAGTCATTGAAGACGTTTCAGCCAGCGGCAAACACGTCGTTTGATGAGTTTGTGTTGGACACGTCGAAGGAAGAGTTTTTACTGAAGGAGCTGAGCTTCAATGGCG TTCCCGATCCTCCTGTGGTCGACCTCTCGCGCTGTCACGTTTATAACGAAGGTTTGATCCACTGGCGTCTGTCTGAAGACTCTCTGCCCACCGATCATCATATCGTGGAGTTCAGGAAGCTTGGCGGCGAGGATGATGAGGAGTCATGCTGGCGATCGACAGAGCGTGTGTACGGCTGCAGTACGGTGGTGTCTGATCTCGACAGCGACTCGCGTTACGCGTTCAGAGTGAAAAGCTGCCGAAACAACATGTTCAGTCCCTGCAGTCCTGAGGTGACCCTCAACACCCCGCCAGCAGCAG TGTTCAGCTTCCTGTTCAATGAGAAGTGTGGATTCAACGCCGAGCGACTGCAGCTCAGCCAACGGCGGGATTCTGTGGAGAGCGTTGCAGGAATGAGTTTCCTGTTGTCTGCCGAACGCGTCCACACAGGGAGTTACATTTGTCTCGATTACATCATCGGTGACACGGGCATCTCACACGGCCGCCATTACTGGGCATTCCGTGTGGAGCCCAGTTCATATATGGTGAAAGTGGGCGTGGCCTCTGACTCCAAACTGACTGAGTGGTTTCATAATCCACGAGATACCAGCAGCCCCAG GTACGATCACGACAGCGGTCACGACAGTGGCAGTGAAGACGCTTGTTTCGAGATGTCACAGCCCTTCACACTCGTCACCGTCGCTATGGGTCGACTCTTCATCCCGAAAGCTTCCTTCGCCGCCTCAGGTGACCACGGCAACCGCGTCCTGCCCATGCCACAGAGAATCGGAGTCTGTCTGGACTATGACGCCGGTCGAGTGTTTTTCTATGACAGCGACACCATGCGCTGCCTGTACGAGAGGCAGGTGGAGTGTTCCGGCACTATGTTCCCGGCATTTGCACTGTTGGGTGGCGGGGCGGTTCACCTGGAAGAATTCATCACGGCCAAACGATTGTCATACATGTGA
- the LOC127423848 gene encoding E3 ubiquitin-protein ligase TRIM36-like isoform X2, producing MMSRRTSLLVPMKNIERELICPICKELFTHPLILPCQHSVCHKCVKDVLLPNHEDSFSTDAGSESSNPGSPRSRVPSPSLEKLDRLVRSGSISSPGWRRSSVTPRVTTFPCPGCQHDIDLGERGISMLFRNFTLESIVERYRQAARAAVAIMCNMCKPPVQEATKSCMDCKASYCNECFKMHHPWGTPKAQHEYVGPTTNFRPKVLMCPEHEMEKVNMYCEVCRRPVCHLCKLGGSHANHKVTSMSSAYKILKEKLSKSIHYLISKEDRVRTQISELDVLIHQMEENGQLAERRANEHFERLFETLQERRSEMLRSIEQSRNLRVERLRAQVEEYQGMLENSGLVGYAQEVLKETDQSCFVQTAKLLHVRIQKATESLKTFQPAANTSFDEFVLDTSKEEFLLKELSFNGVPDPPVVDLSRCHVYNEGLIHWRLSEDSLPTDHHIVEFRKLGGEDDEESCWRSTERVYGCSTVVSDLDSDSRYAFRVKSCRNNMFSPCSPEVTLNTPPAAVFSFLFNEKCGFNAERLQLSQRRDSVESVAGMSFLLSAERVHTGSYICLDYIIGDTGISHGRHYWAFRVEPSSYMVKVGVASDSKLTEWFHNPRDTSSPRYDHDSGHDSGSEDACFEMSQPFTLVTVAMGRLFIPKASFAASGDHGNRVLPMPQRIGVCLDYDAGRVFFYDSDTMRCLYERQVECSGTMFPAFALLGGGAVHLEEFITAKRLSYM from the exons ATGATGTCCAGACGAACTTCATTACTA gtGCCGATGAAGAACATCGAGCGAGAGTTGATCTGTCCCATCTGTAAAGAGCTCTTCACTCATCCGCTCATCTTGCCCTGTCAACACAGCGTCTGTCACAAGTGTGTGAAAGATGTTCTCCTGCCCAATCACGAGGACTCGTTCAGCACAGACGCCGGATCGGAGAGCTCGAACCCGGGCAGTCCTCGCTCCAGAGTTCCCTCTCCCAGTCTGGAGAAGCTGGACCGACTAGTGCGATCAG GGTCCATCTCTTCTCCTGGATGGAGGCGTTCTTCCGTCACACCTCGTGTCACCACCTTCCCGTGTCCGGGCTGCCAGCATGACATCGATCTCGGCGAGCGAGGGATCAGTATGCTCTTCCGCAACTTCACACTGGAGAGTATCGTGGAGCGCTACCGCCAGGCGGCGCGTGCGGCCGTCGCTATCATGTGCAACATGTGCAAACCGCCCGTTCAGGAGGCCACCAAGAGCTGCATGGACTGTAAGGCCAGTTACTGCAATGAGTGCTTCAAGATGCACCACCCGTGGGGAACGCCTAAAGCCCAGCATGAGTACGTGGGACCCACCACCAACTTCAGACCGAAG GTTTTAATGTGTCCTGAACATGAGATGGAGAAAGTCAACATGTACTGTGAGGTGTGTCGACGGCCCGTGTGTCATCTGTGCAAGCTTGGTGGTTCTCACGCTAATCACAAAGTCACCTCGATGAGCAGCGCCTACAAGATTCTAAAG GAGAAGCTGTCGAAGAGTATCCATTACTTAATCAGCAAAGAAGACCGAGTGCGGACTCAGATTTCAGAACTGGATGTGTTGATCCATCAAATGGAG GAAAATGGGCAGCTCGCAGAGAGACGCGCAAACGAACACTTTGAACGACTGTTTGAGACTCTTCAAGAGAGAAGGAGCGAGATGTTGAGATCCATCGAGCAGTCGAGGAATCTGCGAGTGGAGCGACTGCGAGCACAGGTGGAGGAGTATCAGGGCATGCTGGAGAACAGCGGTTTAGTGGGATACGCACAGGAAGTCCTGAAGGAAACCGATCAGTCCTGCTTCGTTCAGACGGCCAAACTGCTGCACGTCAG GATTCAGAAAGCCACAGAGTCATTGAAGACGTTTCAGCCAGCGGCAAACACGTCGTTTGATGAGTTTGTGTTGGACACGTCGAAGGAAGAGTTTTTACTGAAGGAGCTGAGCTTCAATGGCG TTCCCGATCCTCCTGTGGTCGACCTCTCGCGCTGTCACGTTTATAACGAAGGTTTGATCCACTGGCGTCTGTCTGAAGACTCTCTGCCCACCGATCATCATATCGTGGAGTTCAGGAAGCTTGGCGGCGAGGATGATGAGGAGTCATGCTGGCGATCGACAGAGCGTGTGTACGGCTGCAGTACGGTGGTGTCTGATCTCGACAGCGACTCGCGTTACGCGTTCAGAGTGAAAAGCTGCCGAAACAACATGTTCAGTCCCTGCAGTCCTGAGGTGACCCTCAACACCCCGCCAGCAGCAG TGTTCAGCTTCCTGTTCAATGAGAAGTGTGGATTCAACGCCGAGCGACTGCAGCTCAGCCAACGGCGGGATTCTGTGGAGAGCGTTGCAGGAATGAGTTTCCTGTTGTCTGCCGAACGCGTCCACACAGGGAGTTACATTTGTCTCGATTACATCATCGGTGACACGGGCATCTCACACGGCCGCCATTACTGGGCATTCCGTGTGGAGCCCAGTTCATATATGGTGAAAGTGGGCGTGGCCTCTGACTCCAAACTGACTGAGTGGTTTCATAATCCACGAGATACCAGCAGCCCCAG GTACGATCACGACAGCGGTCACGACAGTGGCAGTGAAGACGCTTGTTTCGAGATGTCACAGCCCTTCACACTCGTCACCGTCGCTATGGGTCGACTCTTCATCCCGAAAGCTTCCTTCGCCGCCTCAGGTGACCACGGCAACCGCGTCCTGCCCATGCCACAGAGAATCGGAGTCTGTCTGGACTATGACGCCGGTCGAGTGTTTTTCTATGACAGCGACACCATGCGCTGCCTGTACGAGAGGCAGGTGGAGTGTTCCGGCACTATGTTCCCGGCATTTGCACTGTTGGGTGGCGGGGCGGTTCACCTGGAAGAATTCATCACGGCCAAACGATTGTCATACATGTGA
- the LOC127423848 gene encoding E3 ubiquitin-protein ligase TRIM36-like isoform X3, with amino-acid sequence MRRPQVPACCAASASSPSPPRAAPLSHSLRSISSPGWRRSSVTPRVTTFPCPGCQHDIDLGERGISMLFRNFTLESIVERYRQAARAAVAIMCNMCKPPVQEATKSCMDCKASYCNECFKMHHPWGTPKAQHEYVGPTTNFRPKVLMCPEHEMEKVNMYCEVCRRPVCHLCKLGGSHANHKVTSMSSAYKILKEKLSKSIHYLISKEDRVRTQISELDVLIHQMEENGQLAERRANEHFERLFETLQERRSEMLRSIEQSRNLRVERLRAQVEEYQGMLENSGLVGYAQEVLKETDQSCFVQTAKLLHVRIQKATESLKTFQPAANTSFDEFVLDTSKEEFLLKELSFNGVPDPPVVDLSRCHVYNEGLIHWRLSEDSLPTDHHIVEFRKLGGEDDEESCWRSTERVYGCSTVVSDLDSDSRYAFRVKSCRNNMFSPCSPEVTLNTPPAAVFSFLFNEKCGFNAERLQLSQRRDSVESVAGMSFLLSAERVHTGSYICLDYIIGDTGISHGRHYWAFRVEPSSYMVKVGVASDSKLTEWFHNPRDTSSPRYDHDSGHDSGSEDACFEMSQPFTLVTVAMGRLFIPKASFAASGDHGNRVLPMPQRIGVCLDYDAGRVFFYDSDTMRCLYERQVECSGTMFPAFALLGGGAVHLEEFITAKRLSYM; translated from the exons ATGCGGCGGCCGCAGGTCCCAGCATGCTGTGCTGCGAGCGCCAGCAGCCCCTCCCCTCCCCGAGCAGCGCCGCTCTCTCACAGTCTAA GGTCCATCTCTTCTCCTGGATGGAGGCGTTCTTCCGTCACACCTCGTGTCACCACCTTCCCGTGTCCGGGCTGCCAGCATGACATCGATCTCGGCGAGCGAGGGATCAGTATGCTCTTCCGCAACTTCACACTGGAGAGTATCGTGGAGCGCTACCGCCAGGCGGCGCGTGCGGCCGTCGCTATCATGTGCAACATGTGCAAACCGCCCGTTCAGGAGGCCACCAAGAGCTGCATGGACTGTAAGGCCAGTTACTGCAATGAGTGCTTCAAGATGCACCACCCGTGGGGAACGCCTAAAGCCCAGCATGAGTACGTGGGACCCACCACCAACTTCAGACCGAAG GTTTTAATGTGTCCTGAACATGAGATGGAGAAAGTCAACATGTACTGTGAGGTGTGTCGACGGCCCGTGTGTCATCTGTGCAAGCTTGGTGGTTCTCACGCTAATCACAAAGTCACCTCGATGAGCAGCGCCTACAAGATTCTAAAG GAGAAGCTGTCGAAGAGTATCCATTACTTAATCAGCAAAGAAGACCGAGTGCGGACTCAGATTTCAGAACTGGATGTGTTGATCCATCAAATGGAG GAAAATGGGCAGCTCGCAGAGAGACGCGCAAACGAACACTTTGAACGACTGTTTGAGACTCTTCAAGAGAGAAGGAGCGAGATGTTGAGATCCATCGAGCAGTCGAGGAATCTGCGAGTGGAGCGACTGCGAGCACAGGTGGAGGAGTATCAGGGCATGCTGGAGAACAGCGGTTTAGTGGGATACGCACAGGAAGTCCTGAAGGAAACCGATCAGTCCTGCTTCGTTCAGACGGCCAAACTGCTGCACGTCAG GATTCAGAAAGCCACAGAGTCATTGAAGACGTTTCAGCCAGCGGCAAACACGTCGTTTGATGAGTTTGTGTTGGACACGTCGAAGGAAGAGTTTTTACTGAAGGAGCTGAGCTTCAATGGCG TTCCCGATCCTCCTGTGGTCGACCTCTCGCGCTGTCACGTTTATAACGAAGGTTTGATCCACTGGCGTCTGTCTGAAGACTCTCTGCCCACCGATCATCATATCGTGGAGTTCAGGAAGCTTGGCGGCGAGGATGATGAGGAGTCATGCTGGCGATCGACAGAGCGTGTGTACGGCTGCAGTACGGTGGTGTCTGATCTCGACAGCGACTCGCGTTACGCGTTCAGAGTGAAAAGCTGCCGAAACAACATGTTCAGTCCCTGCAGTCCTGAGGTGACCCTCAACACCCCGCCAGCAGCAG TGTTCAGCTTCCTGTTCAATGAGAAGTGTGGATTCAACGCCGAGCGACTGCAGCTCAGCCAACGGCGGGATTCTGTGGAGAGCGTTGCAGGAATGAGTTTCCTGTTGTCTGCCGAACGCGTCCACACAGGGAGTTACATTTGTCTCGATTACATCATCGGTGACACGGGCATCTCACACGGCCGCCATTACTGGGCATTCCGTGTGGAGCCCAGTTCATATATGGTGAAAGTGGGCGTGGCCTCTGACTCCAAACTGACTGAGTGGTTTCATAATCCACGAGATACCAGCAGCCCCAG GTACGATCACGACAGCGGTCACGACAGTGGCAGTGAAGACGCTTGTTTCGAGATGTCACAGCCCTTCACACTCGTCACCGTCGCTATGGGTCGACTCTTCATCCCGAAAGCTTCCTTCGCCGCCTCAGGTGACCACGGCAACCGCGTCCTGCCCATGCCACAGAGAATCGGAGTCTGTCTGGACTATGACGCCGGTCGAGTGTTTTTCTATGACAGCGACACCATGCGCTGCCTGTACGAGAGGCAGGTGGAGTGTTCCGGCACTATGTTCCCGGCATTTGCACTGTTGGGTGGCGGGGCGGTTCACCTGGAAGAATTCATCACGGCCAAACGATTGTCATACATGTGA